The Anabaena sp. PCC 7108 region TATTTCCCGGCGATAATTGTTGAAGAGATGGAATTTTGCTGCTGGCAAAGGAGCGAGCAATCACATCACAGCGTTCGTTACCTATATTACCAGAATGTCCGCGCACGTGCTGCCATTTTACAAGTCGGCTGTTAAGTTCATCGAGGATTTCTAAAAGGTCTTGGTTTTGGACTGGGTTCCCATCCGACTTTTTCCAGCCTTTCTTTTTCCAGCCTTTCACCCATTTGGTCACGCAGTTAATCAAATATTCGCTATCGGTGTAGAGGGTGATGGGTTCATTTTGTCCAGATGCTTCTAGATATTGTAGGGCTGCGATCGCAGCTTGCATTTCCATTTTATTATTGGTGGTATGGCGTGAGGCATCGCCCATTTCATGAATTGACCCATCATTGAAATAGACAACAACAGCCCAACCACCGGGACCGGGGTTGCCAGTGCAAGCACCATCTGTATATATGCTTTGAATTATACGTTGAGTGGACATAGTGGAAGTATTAAACTGCAAAGGACACGAGACAAAAAGTAATTAGTGACAAGTTTTGGTCAATAATATTCAAGTTATTATAGTTAATAATCAGCTTTTTCAACTTTCGTTAAAATTTTTATAGCTGCGGCTAAAATTACTTCCTATTCACATTTTTATGGCTTATGTTTAGGTTTAAATATCATACAAATTACCATTCTTATGTGTGAAAATCCATCCTCCATCATCACTAGATTTAGCAATTAAATCATCATCTGGATAGTACACTTCTTCTCCAGGGCTTCTATCTCCAACTTCCAAATAAATTACGATTGCTTGAGATTTATTCAAAAGTTGATGTCCATTTTCTTCTCCTGCTGGGAAACCTGCCATCATTCCCGCTGTGAGAATTTGCTCACCTGCATTAGTAATTAAAGTTGCTTCTCCTTGAATAATATAAATAAACTCATCTTGTTGAGTATGCCAATGTCTTAATGCTGAACAGCTTCCTGGAGTCAGAGTGACTAAGTTAACACCAAAATTTTTTAGTCCGGCTGCATTTCCTAAAGCTTGTTTGACTCGTCCTACAATTCGAGATTTAAATACATCTGGATAAACAGAAGTAGTTCGACGAGGTACATTGTCTGGATTAATAATCATGATCCTATTCCGCAAATAATGGGTTATAACGTCGCATTAATTTAAGTCCATCTACATCATATTGGAAACCCCATCTTTCATAAAAAGGAATCATTTCTGCTAAACAATAAAGGGCAATATTTTCAACTTTTTTCAACTGTGGATGATTAATTACTTCATCTAACAATTTAGCACCAAAACCCATTTCTCTATAGTTAGATTTAATAATTACGTCATAAAGAGTACCTCGATAAACAAAATCAGTTAGAACGCGACAAAAACCAATTAATTCTTCGTCATCACCTACCAAAGCAATTATTATATCTGATGCCTTTAACATCTTGAGTACTCGCTCATAAGTCCGGTCTTTACTCCAAAATTCATTTTTATATAATTCCACAAGTTGATAAATTTGGGTTTCAGTTAACTGGTTAACGACTTTGTAATTCATGGTTAATTTTGAATCAATTTAATTTTTACAATAATTTTAGTATTAATCTAATTATTAAATGTGCAATTTGTATCAATATAATATACAATTTATATTAATCAAACAATTCTATAAAATCTAGTGATATGACGCAACTAACTTTAGTAATTGGTAATAAAAATTATTCATCTTGGTCACTGCGTCCTTGGCTGGTGATGAAGCACTTTAACTTGCCATTTCAAGAAATTCGCGTTCCTCTCTATACGTCAGATTCTTTATCACAACTTCAGCAATATTCTCCATCTGGAAAAGTACCTGTATTGTTGCACAATAATATAACTGTGTGGGATTCTTTAGCTATTTGTGAATATCTAGCGGAAACATTTCCCCATTTACACTGCTGGCCAGAGGATAAATCCACCAGAACATTAGCTCGTTCTATCAGTGCAGAAATGCACTCTGGTTTTCAAACTTTGCGTCAAAATATGTCGATGAACTGCTGTACTAAATACCCTGGTAAAGGTTTAGTATCTGGTGTTCAACAAGACATTGATCGCATCACCGATATTTGGCAAGAATGTCGGCAAAAATTTAGCGTGGGTGGTGATTTTTTGTTTGGTAATTTTACTATTGCTGATGCCATGTTTGCTCCAGTTGCATTGAGATTTGTCACCTATGATGTACAGATAGATTCAGTTTCCAGGAATTATGTAGAAGCTATTTTATCATTACCTGCAATACAAGAATGGATCACAGCAGCCAAAAGTGAGACAGAAGTAATCTCCAAGTTCGAGTTTTAGCTATTTCACAATTCACTAAAATCTAATTTTATGAGATGCTGCCGACTGATTTACCATTTGCACAGTTTTAAAATGCAGTTTTTGAAGCAGAATCATATTTGATTAATCAACCAAATGCTGCATTTTACTCAATGGCGTTGATAAACCATCGATACTCATAATATTTTTCTGCTGTTGATATTCTTTAATTCCCTCTTCTCCTTTTTTACTAGCCCATTTAACTAAAGTTTCTCTTTGTCCTTGATATTCATACAGCGGCACACCAAAACCACAAGAAGTTTGTACACGTTCAATATTTGCAACAATAATTTGTCGAGTTCCAGGAACAGGATAAAATAGAGAATAGAGAGAATTCCATTCCGGAGAATCTGGTAAGATTGTTTTTCCCTGACCATAAAGACGGAGAATACAAGCAGGTTCTTGAAAAGCACAAAACATAAAGGTTATTCGTCCATTTTCCTGCAAATGAGCCGATGTTTCGTTACCACTACCTGTGACATCCAAATAACCGACTCGGTGCGGAGAGAGAATGCGAAAACTTTCTAAACCCTTGGGAGAAAGGTTAACATGACCGGTAGAACTCAAAGGTGCAGAACCTACAAAAAATAGCTTTTGGGCTGCAATAAAGTTTTGCAGTTCTTCAGTAATACAATCAAAAAGTTTAGACATAACTGATGTGATAGTTTTAGCAGTTTTTTGATTTTATTATATTCCATTAAAGTTTAACTTTTACTTGATATGTCGTCAATTTTTTTGCCTCCACCTATTCAAAGAATTAATAGTGAAATAGTAGCTAATGCAGGTGTTAAGTTATCTATTTTGCGTCTGGATCTCATGCATCCCCAAATTAACGGTAATAAATGGTTTAAGCTGAAGTATAACCTGGCGGAAGCTAAAGAGAAAAATTTCTCAACCATCCTTACTTTTGGTGGTGCTTATTCTAACCATATTTATGCTACCGCAGCCGCAGGTAAAATATTTGGTTTCCGCACGATTGGCATAATTCGTGGAGAAGAAAATATCCCTCTAAATCCTACTTTACAATTTGCATTAGCACAGGGAATGGAATTAGTATATATTGATCGTCGTACATATAAAGAACGTCATACAGATGAATTACAAAACCAATTAAAACAGCAATTTGGAGAAGTATTCATTATTCCTGAAGGTGGTTGTAACTTAAATGGTATGCGTGGTTGTATAGAGATATTAGAAACGGTTAAAGAATTTAATACTATCTGTCTAGCTTGCGGTACAGGAACAACACTGGCAGGTATGACACTATCATTAAGTCAACAACAAAAAGTGCTGGGATTTCCTATATTAAAAGGTGGTGATTTTCTCAATGAAGATATCAAAAATTCATTAATAAATTATCTGGATTCTGGATTACCTGCACCTGTTAATTGTCCCTCACCTTGGGAATTAATTTGTAATTATCATTTTGGTGGTTACGCTAAGGTAAATAATGAATTAAGGCTATTTTGTCAAAATTTTCAACAACAATATGACATACCTTTAGATTATGTATATACAGGAAAAATGTTTTATGGAGTTATGGATTTAATAACAAAAGGCTTTTTTAATTCGGAATCTTTGCTTTTAGTACATACAGGTGGGTTACAGGGTAATCTCGGATAAGGCAGTACAAAAGTTTGATAAATTCATTTATCGCATCATTCAACAAAAAAGAGAAAGTACTGAAGATATACTAAAAACGGTTGGAAACTTTACTTTTAAACGCAGAGGTTCGCTGAGGTAAACGCAAAGTGACGCAGAGTTTTTACTGACTTGTAAAAAGAGGACTTATCCTGCCCACCCGTCTTATATTTAACTGTGTGTACCTACTTAAATGCGAGTAATTGTGTTGTGTGTCGATGACTATACAACCTGATGTCAAGTAAGAATGAAGAACTTTGGTTACATTTTAAAGAGTATATGAAAAATCTCCGTACTTAAGTATTTTTATCAGGATACGCTATATATTACTAACTAGGCATAAATGATCTTAGCTACTCAGGGATTAAAAGGGATGCAAAGCAATAGTAGTGCGACTCCAGAATCAACTCAAGTTTCTACCAATACCAATAATTCTAGCCAACAAGTTCAACATATCTATACTTTAGAAAACTTGGTTAAAACATTAGAAGAAGTAGCTACTCACCTAGCAGCAAATTAAGCTGTTGTGCAATGGCGATAATAGCGATAACTTAAGTAGGTAGACAGAATTAAATGTCAGATAAAATTTTGGTCGTAGTGAGCGATTTATCGCTCTTTTGCTAGGTTTGATAGGGCTAAAGCCCTTACTACTAACTTTTCTTTTATTCAGTCTTACTACTTTGAAAGGAAAGTTTATTTACTTCTTTTTTGTTTGGTAAAGAGGGAGTGAACTGCTTTTTTTCACTACACAAAAGATATCTCAATTTCTTTTTGGTAATCTTAAGCATGAAGGTTGGCTTGTTCTTGTAACCAAGGATCTACAGGTTGTCCATCTTTGCGTTTTAATTCTATTTCTATTACCATCACTTCTTTGGAACCGGGAGGTGCAGGTTTTTTGTGGAATATAATGTCGTAGTCTGCGGGGTTATGTTGACGTTCTTGCAACCATTCTTGTACTTTGGTGATGGCAAAGAATGATTGCCCTTGTTCAAACATTCTGGTAATTTGTAATTGTAAGGTGTAAGGATTGATACGGCTCATTTGTATTGACTCCTTTGGTACTTGTAATTATTATAGTCTCACGCAGAGGAGCCAGTGCGTTGCGCGGGTTTCCCGTGTTGTAGCAACTGGCGTAGCGCAAAGAGGAAGATTGAGTTGGGAGTTTTTTATTCTTCTGTGTTAATATCTACTTTATCATAAATATTTGATAACAAGATTTGGTAGGGAATGGAGGCTAGATTTAAGCTATGGGTGTGCGGGGTTTACAAACTGAAAATCGGCGCATTCTTGATATTTTGCAAAATCGTCCTCCTGAGCAGGAATCTTGATTTTTACTTACTTTTCAATATGTATGTATTTTTATATCCCTGACTTATTAAAAAAGCTGGGGATATATTTTAAAAATTTGTTAATTAATAAAAATTTGCATGAATTGGCGGTAGATTTATGAAAGAGTACTGAAGGGGAGTTTAGACTAAATTGGTTATATTCAAGAAAAAAAAGGAGTCTGATTGAATACAGTCTCCCTTTTGACAGAAACTGAGAGAAATCCGGGCTAACTCTGACTCGCCAATATGAAACGTGCCAGATTAGAAGAATTCCGTCAAGCAGCCTACAAACATCTATGTAGAGCTAAAGACGCTACCTTTGAATTGACAGATGCCATATTTATACAACACCCAAAATTGCCACCCCATACATTTTGCTTTAATTCAAAGTTATTACTTCTAAATTTTCTTAAATTTTTAAGAAGCAGATAAGTAAATTTTGAATTGTTTAGCGTTGGAGTTGAATATAGTTACTTACCTGTAGGTTATTAATAAGGGCTTTTCTCCGGATATAGGAGGTTAATACGCTTTTGCCGTAATGCTAATTCTTCTTTGTGCAGTTGCTCTAACTGCTCTACTATCTCTCCTTTTACCCCTATAATAGAAGCCATTTGTAGAATTTTTTTCTTTTCCTGTTCATGAATTTCTCCATCAGCAGCAGAAGCTCTAATTGCTGTGAGAAGTAAATCTCTTTGTGCGATAGATACTTGAGGAGAGCGAGCAATTACCTCTTCTATGTCTTCATCGGCTTCGTATGCTTTTAGCTCTTCAATTACCCAGTCTGCTACTCCCCAGGATGCACAGAATCCAATAGCCCAATCTTTTTCTTCCCTTGAGAGAACTCCATCTCCCTTAGCGCAACATAAAACTGATTTCATATAAATGCAACAATCTTCATCTGTAGGGATCTCACTAAAGCCAAAAAACCAATTAAATATCCAAGATTGACCAAGTTTTTTGATGTCAGACATAAATTTTCCTTCTTGTCTATTAAAACATGATTTCACTCTGGGATGTTATCATTACTAAGGAAAAAACACAAGGACAGTTTAGACTGTTACAGAAAATATCTTAAACTGCAAATATTTACTAGCAAAAAGCCTAATATTAAAAATATATTAATCAATGCAAAAATTTGGGTAGGCAAGATACCTACCCCACAAACTCCTATTTCAACGCTGCTAACAACTCATTTTTTGCTGTTTCCAAAGCTTGCGGTAATTTGGTTTCGTCACGTCCCCCAGCTTGGGCTAAATTGGGTTTTCCACCACCACCACCTCCACAAATCTTAGCTACATTACCAACAAATTTTCCAGCTTGGACACCTTTCTTATTAACTTCAGAACTAAATGCTGCAACGATACTCACTTTTCCTGCTTCAGGAACTGAACCTAAAACCACCGCACCATTACCGATTTTTTGCAGCAATCTTTCCGCAGCAGCTTTTAATGATTCTGCGTCAACATCTTCCAGTTGAGAAACAATAATTTTATGTTCTCCAATTGTTTCCGCAGTTTGTAATAAGCTGTCAGATTTGACTATGGCTATTTGTGATTTCAGACTTTGAATTTCTTTTTCGTTGTTGCGAAGTTCAGTTTGTAGAGTTGTGATTCTGTCGGGTATTTCTTCGGGTTTGACTTTAAAGCGATCGCTCAAATCTTTAACCACTTTATCACGCACATTTAAATAATCCAAGATCGCCGCACCAGAAACCGCTTCTATTCTTCTCACCCCAGAAGCAACTCCCGCTTCAGAAATAATCTTGAAAACGCCAATTTCCGCAGTATTACTAACGTGAGTTCCCCCGCACAGTTCCATTGACACACCAGGGAAATCAATCACGCGCACATCATCACCGTACTTTTCCCCAAACATCGCAACTGCACCTTTGGCTTTTGCTTCTGCTAAGGGTAATACTTCGATTTTTACAGAATGTGCTTCGGAAATCCAACTATTTACTAACTCTTCAATTTGTTGAACTTCATCCGCAGTTAAAGCGCGAGGACAGTTAAAATCAAACCGTAATCTGTCGAAAGAAACCAAAGAACCCGCTTGAGAAATTCCTTCATCAACAACTTTCTTTAATGCAGCTTGTAATAAATGAGTTGCTGTATGATTAGCTTGAGCGCGACGACGACAACCCCGATCTATTTGTGCGGTAATTTCATCACCAACTCTAATTGTTCCTCTTTCAATGCGTCCGAAGTGAATAAAGAAATCAGATTCTTTTTTCACATCTTCAATTCTGACTAAAACACCATCACCGGCAATATATCCTTTATCACCAATTTGTCCCCCAGACTCAGCATAAAATGGAGTTTTATCTAAAACAATTTGCACTTCTGTTCCTGCTTCTGCTGCTTCTTCAGAAACACCAGCAACTAACAAAACTTCGATTTTTGCAGTTGTTGTTAATTGGGTATAACCGATAAATTCTGTGGAATGGATATGTTCTGCAAGTTTATCTAAAGAACCTTGAACAGTTAAATCAATAGTTTCGTGTGCAGCTTTCGCACGTTCCACCTGTTTTTGCATTTCTGTATTGAAACCATCAACATCAACAGTGATGTTATTTTCTTCTGCGACTTCTTGGGTTAATTCCAATGGGAAGCCGTAGGTATCATATAGAGTAAACGCACTTTCACCACTAATAGAAGTTTGTCCTTTTTGTTTTACGGTTTGGATAATTTCTGATAACAGCTTTTCTCCTCTATCTAAAGTTTTGAGAAAATTAACTTCTTCTCTTTGCAATTCAGCTTTAATTGCAGTTTCTCTTTGTCGCAAATTTGGATAAATTGATTCAGAAAGAGAAATTGCGGTTTCTGCAACTTGGTTAATAAATTCTCCAGTAATACCAATTAATCTCCCATGTCTGACAACGCGACGAATCAAACGCCGTAAAACATAACCTCTTCCCACATTAGAAGCGCGAATTTCATCAGCAATCATGTGAACTACAGAACGGACATGATCACCAATTACCTTTAAAGAAACTTTGGTATTTTCATCACTTTTGTAATAATCAATTTTGGCAATTTTTGCTGCTGTTTCAATAATCGGGAAAATCAAATCTGTTTCATAATTATTCGGCTTCTTTTGCAGGATTTGCGCCATTCTTTCCAAACCCATTCCCGTGTCAATATTCTTGTTTTGCAACGGGGTTAAATTTCCTGAAGCATCCCGATTATATTGCATGAATACCAAGTTATAAAACTCGATAAATCGGGTATCATCTTCTAAATCAATATTATCTTCACCGCGTTCTGGGTGAAAATCATAATAAATTTCCGAACATGGTCCACATGGTCCAGTGATTCCTGATACCCAGAAGTTATCATCTGCACCCATGCGCTTGATGCGTTTTTCTGTTACACCAATATTCTCGCGCCAGATGGTAAAAGCTTCGTCGTCGTCTTCAAAGACGCTGACAACGAGATTTTGAGGAGAGAAACCAAAGACTTGAGTGGATAATTCCCAACCCCAAGCGATCGCTTGTGCCTTAAAATAATCACCAAAGCTAAAATTCCCCAACATCTCGAAAAATGTATGGTGGCGTTGAGTTCGT contains the following coding sequences:
- a CDS encoding 1-aminocyclopropane-1-carboxylate deaminase/D-cysteine desulfhydrase, which produces MSSIFLPPPIQRINSEIVANAGVKLSILRLDLMHPQINGNKWFKLKYNLAEAKEKNFSTILTFGGAYSNHIYATAAAGKIFGFRTIGIIRGEENIPLNPTLQFALAQGMELVYIDRRTYKERHTDELQNQLKQQFGEVFIIPEGGCNLNGMRGCIEILETVKEFNTICLACGTGTTLAGMTLSLSQQQKVLGFPILKGGDFLNEDIKNSLINYLDSGLPAPVNCPSPWELICNYHFGGYAKVNNELRLFCQNFQQQYDIPLDYVYTGKMFYGVMDLITKGFFNSESLLLVHTGGLQGNLG
- a CDS encoding pyridoxamine 5'-phosphate oxidase family protein — protein: MSKLFDCITEELQNFIAAQKLFFVGSAPLSSTGHVNLSPKGLESFRILSPHRVGYLDVTGSGNETSAHLQENGRITFMFCAFQEPACILRLYGQGKTILPDSPEWNSLYSLFYPVPGTRQIIVANIERVQTSCGFGVPLYEYQGQRETLVKWASKKGEEGIKEYQQQKNIMSIDGLSTPLSKMQHLVD
- a CDS encoding GNAT family N-acetyltransferase, encoding MNYKVVNQLTETQIYQLVELYKNEFWSKDRTYERVLKMLKASDIIIALVGDDEELIGFCRVLTDFVYRGTLYDVIIKSNYREMGFGAKLLDEVINHPQLKKVENIALYCLAEMIPFYERWGFQYDVDGLKLMRRYNPLFAE
- a CDS encoding cupin domain-containing protein, with product MIINPDNVPRRTTSVYPDVFKSRIVGRVKQALGNAAGLKNFGVNLVTLTPGSCSALRHWHTQQDEFIYIIQGEATLITNAGEQILTAGMMAGFPAGEENGHQLLNKSQAIVIYLEVGDRSPGEEVYYPDDDLIAKSSDDGGWIFTHKNGNLYDI
- a CDS encoding glutathione S-transferase family protein translates to MTQLTLVIGNKNYSSWSLRPWLVMKHFNLPFQEIRVPLYTSDSLSQLQQYSPSGKVPVLLHNNITVWDSLAICEYLAETFPHLHCWPEDKSTRTLARSISAEMHSGFQTLRQNMSMNCCTKYPGKGLVSGVQQDIDRITDIWQECRQKFSVGGDFLFGNFTIADAMFAPVALRFVTYDVQIDSVSRNYVEAILSLPAIQEWITAAKSETEVISKFEF
- the alaS gene encoding alanine--tRNA ligase, producing MSSTPQYLSGNDIRTLFLDFYTQRGHQPLPSASLVPEDPTVLLTIAGMLPFKPIFLGQRTPEFKRATTSQKCIRTNDIENVGRTQRHHTFFEMLGNFSFGDYFKAQAIAWGWELSTQVFGFSPQNLVVSVFEDDDEAFTIWRENIGVTEKRIKRMGADDNFWVSGITGPCGPCSEIYYDFHPERGEDNIDLEDDTRFIEFYNLVFMQYNRDASGNLTPLQNKNIDTGMGLERMAQILQKKPNNYETDLIFPIIETAAKIAKIDYYKSDENTKVSLKVIGDHVRSVVHMIADEIRASNVGRGYVLRRLIRRVVRHGRLIGITGEFINQVAETAISLSESIYPNLRQRETAIKAELQREEVNFLKTLDRGEKLLSEIIQTVKQKGQTSISGESAFTLYDTYGFPLELTQEVAEENNITVDVDGFNTEMQKQVERAKAAHETIDLTVQGSLDKLAEHIHSTEFIGYTQLTTTAKIEVLLVAGVSEEAAEAGTEVQIVLDKTPFYAESGGQIGDKGYIAGDGVLVRIEDVKKESDFFIHFGRIERGTIRVGDEITAQIDRGCRRRAQANHTATHLLQAALKKVVDEGISQAGSLVSFDRLRFDFNCPRALTADEVQQIEELVNSWISEAHSVKIEVLPLAEAKAKGAVAMFGEKYGDDVRVIDFPGVSMELCGGTHVSNTAEIGVFKIISEAGVASGVRRIEAVSGAAILDYLNVRDKVVKDLSDRFKVKPEEIPDRITTLQTELRNNEKEIQSLKSQIAIVKSDSLLQTAETIGEHKIIVSQLEDVDAESLKAAAERLLQKIGNGAVVLGSVPEAGKVSIVAAFSSEVNKKGVQAGKFVGNVAKICGGGGGGKPNLAQAGGRDETKLPQALETAKNELLAALK
- the rnhA gene encoding ribonuclease HI yields the protein MSTQRIIQSIYTDGACTGNPGPGGWAVVVYFNDGSIHEMGDASRHTTNNKMEMQAAIAALQYLEASGQNEPITLYTDSEYLINCVTKWVKGWKKKGWKKSDGNPVQNQDLLEILDELNSRLVKWQHVRGHSGNIGNERCDVIARSFASSKIPSLQQLSPGNTSQTLPNTSEVNVVKESDSTRNSTIIPENIPESITFPLEITTMEPSTTSATTTNDEKLPEMRVLQLRNLVETLHIADEISEKGYLITSSELADLMDVHASAVTSRGDQWRWRNWIVSRVRREGNQILWELERGDQVETDTD